From the Pedobacter cryoconitis genome, one window contains:
- a CDS encoding serine hydrolase, with protein MVNKLMEAGVAGVSLTVISPEGTWNGVGGMADIQNKIPMSPNNTLRIGSMTKMVKRFIFQIKK; from the coding sequence ATCGTTAACAAACTGATGGAAGCCGGTGTTGCGGGTGTAAGTTTAACTGTCATCTCGCCAGAAGGCACATGGAATGGTGTTGGCGGCATGGCCGATATCCAAAACAAAATACCGATGTCACCTAACAATACTTTGCGTATTGGCAGTATGACAAAAATGGTAAAGCGTTTTATTTTCCAAATCAAAAAGTGA